DNA from Bdellovibrionales bacterium:
CAACGATTTTGGGATTCTCTTTAAGGAAGTTTTTCGCAGTATCGCGACCTTGACCGATACGCTCTCCATTGTAGCTGTACCAAGCTCCGGACTTTTCCACTAATTCAAACTTCACTGCGAGATCTAAAACATCGCCTTCTGTAGAAATACCTTCTCCGTACATAATGTCGAATTCGACTTTAGCAAATGGAGGTGCCATTTTGTTCTTCACAACTTTGACAGCAGTACGGTTTCCGACAGTTTCTTCACCGCTCGTGATCGCACCGATACGACGTACATCTAAACGAACCGAAGAGTAGAATTTAAGAGCGTTACCACCCGTCGTTGTTTCTGGGTTACCGAACATCACACCAATCTTCATACGGATTTGGTTAATGAAAATCAGAGTGACGTTCGTTTTGCTGATCGCACCTGTGAGTTTACGAAGAGCTTGAGACATCAAACGAGCTTGTAGACCCATGTGACTATCACCCATGTCGCCTTCGATTTCTGCGCGAGGAGTAAGAGCTGCAACGGAATCGACAACTAATACGTCGATGGCGCCAGAGCGAACTAATGTTTCTGTGATTTCTAAAGCTTGTTCACCAGTGTCGGGTTGAGAGATCAAAAGATCCTCGGTATTGACTCCGAGTTTGCGAGCGTAGTTCACATCCAAAGCGTGCTCGGCATCCACGAAAGCGGCAACGCCACCGGTTTTTTGCGCTTGAGCAATGGCGGTGAGAGCCAGAGTTGTTTTACCAGAGCTCTCTGGTCCGTAGATTTCGATAATACGACCACGAGGGTAACCACCGATTCCAAGGGCGAGATCTAAACTCAAAGCGCCGGTAGGAATTACGGGTACATCATCGTAAAGCATTTCTTTAGCGCCTAAACGCATGATCGAACCTTTACCAAATTCTTTTTCGATAGAACCAACTGCAAGTTCTAACGCCTTTAGTTTCTCTGCTTTGTTCTTGGATACATCCATTTTCTTACTCCTCTAGCGGCGCATCCGCGCGCTGCCGTTTAATATTACGTTTTAATAAATCTAAAGCAAAATCCACAGACTGTTTTTGTATCTGTGAGCGATCGCCCGAAAACAACTTCTTTTCTGCGACTTCAATTCCGGGGCCAACAACGGCAAACCAAACAGTGCCCACAGGTTTCTTATCTGTGCCCCCATTCGGACCGGCAATTCCGGTTATGCTTACAGCCCACGAAGAACCGGTCAAGCGCTTAACTCCTCGGGCCATCGCCAGAGCTGTAGCGTCGCTCACGGCGCCCAGCGTTTTTATCAGCGACGGAGAAACGCCTAAAACTTTTTCCTTAATTTCGTTGGAGTAGGCGACAACACCCCCCAAATAAACTGCAGAAATCCCCGAAGTGCCGACTAATTTTCCGGAAAGCAATCCACCCGTACAACTCTCGGCCAAAGATAACCTTTGTCCTCTCAACGTGAGTTCGCTCAAAATTAAATC
Protein-coding regions in this window:
- the recA gene encoding recombinase RecA, translating into MDVSKNKAEKLKALELAVGSIEKEFGKGSIMRLGAKEMLYDDVPVIPTGALSLDLALGIGGYPRGRIIEIYGPESSGKTTLALTAIAQAQKTGGVAAFVDAEHALDVNYARKLGVNTEDLLISQPDTGEQALEITETLVRSGAIDVLVVDSVAALTPRAEIEGDMGDSHMGLQARLMSQALRKLTGAISKTNVTLIFINQIRMKIGVMFGNPETTTGGNALKFYSSVRLDVRRIGAITSGEETVGNRTAVKVVKNKMAPPFAKVEFDIMYGEGISTEGDVLDLAVKFELVEKSGAWYSYNGERIGQGRDTAKNFLKENPKIVAELRSKVIALKGISVVALSEDKGTDKPEKATASAAPKETKDTAKDVKKAAAPSKPSPAARQ
- a CDS encoding CinA family protein, translated to MDNNLDLILSELTLRGQRLSLAESCTGGLLSGKLVGTSGISAVYLGGVVAYSNEIKEKVLGVSPSLIKTLGAVSDATALAMARGVKRLTGSSWAVSITGIAGPNGGTDKKPVGTVWFAVVGPGIEVAEKKLFSGDRSQIQKQSVDFALDLLKRNIKRQRADAPLEE